The Zonotrichia albicollis isolate bZonAlb1 chromosome 9, bZonAlb1.hap1, whole genome shotgun sequence genome has a window encoding:
- the SNED1 gene encoding sushi, nidogen and EGF-like domain-containing protein 1 isoform X5, with protein sequence MQVLAGWAVLVALGWCLRAAAEVPLGDFYPFGPAQGDAATRKQDDGGSELRPLSIPFPFFGAGHTGLYVNNNGIISFLKEVSQFTPVAFPISKDRRVVAAFWADVDNRRAGEIYYRESTEQPILDRASRDIAQYFPEFPEFSAQWVFIATWYRVTFFGGNSFSPVNTFQIVLITDGKLSFTIFNYESITWTTGMHASSGGDFAGLGGIAAQAGFNAGDGKRYFNIPGSRTDDIADVEMTTNVGIPGRWVFRIDDAQVQVGGCSNTTSVCLTLRPCLNGGKCIEDCITGNPSYTCSCLAGFTGKRCHVDVDECLSQPCQNGATCLNGAGRFTCRCPPGFRGNSCETEESPCENRVCQNGGSCQVVNRTAECLCQSGYTGEDCQTEVNECESSPCLNGGHCMDLVNNYTCVCLEPFVGQRCETDSSSCEDRSCQNRQTCNYIRPGRYICTCSPGYYGNNCQYGGPRVPGACLSQPCQNAGSCLETERGYVCECQEGYTGQDCRDQLSEGCECRNGGSCLEGNVTVCQCLPGFFGLLCEFEVTTTPCNMNTQCPDGGYCMEYGGSYLCVCHTSYGTNHTMPSPCDSEPCLNGGSCKVHEDSYSCECPQGFLGMHCEKAKPRLCSTGPCRNGGTCREADGEYHCSCPYRFTGKHCEIGKPDPCASGPCQNGGTCFHYIGKYKCDCPPGYTGRHCEIVPSPCFPSPCENGATCEELGGGYACTCSLGYVGKHCQFEVDCGIPSEVKHAQASFNSTKVGSLAEYQCELGYILSQHNHPRVCRVPGVWSDPPECDEIDECQSQPCLNGGQCKDRVSAFLCLCEPGYTGHHCELDVDECQSEPCKNSGTCHDLPGSFACSCPEGFLGTQCETEVDACESDPCQNGGDCESYGGSYLCVCPEGFFGYHCETASDPCFSSPCGSRGYCLPSNGTHSCTCKVSYTGKNCEKGPRPVEGFEISNVTASAITVHWALHRLQHSTVSRVRVSIRHTGDLAARTVELNSSVAKYTFLDLQPGERYIIHVTTLSGLGVEDHPSESLATAPFHVWTRPLPPQNLTASHVTATSVSMAWQQPPAGTTEGYIINVTTAQSVKSRYVPNGKLVSYTVRDLLPGQRYHLSLTAVQNTEQGQLHSEPIHLHVSTLQRDGAPERRWSQAGHPRVLRNRLPPAFLPELRLLADHDTAEEPSPAPRFTELVDGRGRISARFGPALGRSITVKTQPEAPVKLENTEVSSWNSLALQLREAKSKREGQNCSQNPCRNGGSCTRDGESYHCACRPGFKGRLCQLACKKVPHSCTRLYSETRAFPVWEGGTCHYLSRRVYKVHQDICYKESCESTTAKRTSSRKPSNSHTLKKP encoded by the exons ATGCAGGTCCTGGCAGGCTGGGccgtgctggtggcactgggctggtGCCTGAGGGCCGCTGCGGAGGTGCCGCTCGGCGACTTCTACCCCTTCGGGCCGGCCCAGGGCGACGCCGCCACGCGGAAGCAGGACGATGGTGGCTCCGAGCTCCGGcccctctccatccccttccccttcttcGGTGCGGGGCACACCGGCCTCTAT GTAAACAACAACGGGATCATCTCGTTCCTGAAGGAGGTGTCCCAGTTCACACCAGTGGCCTTCCCCATCTCCAAGGACCGGCGTGTGGTTGCTGCTTTCTGGGCAGATGTGGACAATCGGCGGGCAGGTGAAATATATTACCGAGAGAGCACCGAGCAGCCCATCTTggacagagccagcagggacATTGCCCAGTATTTCCCCGAGTTCCCAGAGTTTTCTGCACAGTGGGTCTTCATTGCAACCTGGTACCGAGTCACCTTCTTCGGGGGCAACTCATTTTCACCA gtaAACACTTTCCAGATTGTGCTCATCACGGATGGCAAGCTTTCCTTCACCATCTTTAACTATGAGTCCATCACCTGGACCACGGGTATGCACGCCAGCAGTGGGGGGGACTTTGCTGGGCTCGGTGGCATCGCAGCACAG GCAGGTTTTAACGCCGGTGATGGAAAGCGCTACTTCAACATCCCCGGATCCCGCACCGATGACATCGCTGACGTGGAGATGACGACAAATGTGGGTATCCCCGGGCGCTGGGTGTTCAGAATCGATGATGCCCAGGTGCAAGTGGGGGGCTGCAGCAATACAA CCTCTGTGTGCCTGACACTGCGGCCCTGCCTGAATGGGGGGAAGTGTATCGAGGACTGCATCACGGGGAACCCCTCCTacacctgctcctgcctggccgGCTTTACTGGGAAGAGGTGCCATGTTG ATGTGGATGAGTGCCTCTCCCAGCCATGTCAGAACGGAGCCACCTGCCTCAACGGTGCTGGCAGGTTCACCTGCAGGTGCCCACCAGGCTTCAGAGGCAACAGCTGTGAGACTG AAGAATCACCATGTGAGAACAGGGTGTGCCAGAATGGTGGGAGTTGCCAGGTGGTGAACAGGACAGCAGAATGCTTGTGCCAGTCAGGGTACACAGGGGAGGACTGCCAAACAG AGGTGAACGAGTGTGAGTCCAGCCCGTGCCTGAACGGCGGGCACTGCATGGACCTGGTCAATAACTACACCTGTGTGTGCCTGGAGCCCTTTGTGGGACAGCGCTGCGAGACag ATTCATCTTCCTGTGAGGACCGGAGTTGCCAGAACCGGCAGACGTGCAACTACATCCGCCCTGGCCGCTACATCTGCACCTGCTCCCCGGGTTATTACGGCAACAACTGCCAGTACG GTGGGCCCCGCGTGCCCGGCgcctgcctctcccagccgtGCCAGAACGCAGGCAGCTGCCTGGAGACTGAGAGGGGCTATGTCTGTGAGTGCCAGGAGGGCTACACTGGACAGGACTGCCGAGACC AGCTCTCTGAGGGCTGTGAGTGTCGTAATGGAGGCAGTTGTCTGGAGGGGAATGTCACCGTCTGCCAGTGCCTTCCTGGGTTTTTTGGTCTGCTCTGTGAATTCG AAGTCACCACGACACCGTGCAACATGAACACGCAGTGCCCGGACGGCGGGTACTGCATGGAGTATGGCGGGAGCTACCTCTGTGTCTGCCACACCAGCTATGGCACCAACCACA CGATGCCATCCCCCTGCGACTCAGAGCCCTGCCTGAATGGGGGCTCCTGCAAGGTTCACGAGGACTCCTACAGCTGCGAGTGTCCTCAAGGCTTCCTGGGCATGCACTGCGAGAAAG CCAAGCCTCGGCTCTGCAGCACGGGGCCCTGCCGCAACGggggcacctgcagggaggCGGACGGCGAGTACCACTGCTCCTGCCCCTACCGCTTCACCGGCAAGCACTGCGAGATCG GTAAGCCGGACCCCTGCGCCTCGGGGCCCTGCCAGAACGGAGGCACGTGTTTCCACTACATCGGCAAGTACAAGTGTGACTGTCCCCCAGGCTACACCGGCCGGCACTGCGAGATTG TGCCCTCCCCTTGCTTTCCTAGCCCCTGTGAGAATGGGGCTACCTGCGAGGAGCTCGGCGGGGGCTATGCTTGCACCTGCTCCCTGGGCTATGTGGGGAAGCACTGCCAGTTTG AGGTTGACTGTGGCATCCCCAGCGAGGTGAAGCATGCCCAGGCTTCTTTCAACTCCACCAAGGTGGGCTCACTGGCTGAGTACCAGTGTGAGCTGGGCTAcatcctcagccagcacaaCCACCCCCGTGTGTGCCGTGTGCCAGGCGTCTGGAGCGACCCCCCTGAGTGCGATG AGATCGATGAGTGCCAGTCACAGCCGTGCCTGAATGGTGGCCAGTGCAAGGATCGTGTCTCTGCCTTCCTGTGCTTGTGTGAGCCAGGTTACACCGGCCACCACTGCGAGCTGG ATGTTGACGAGTGCCAGTCAGAGCCCTGCAAGAACAGCGGGACCTGCCACGACCTGCCCGGGTCCTTTGCCTGCTCCTGTCCTGAGGGCTTCCTGGGCACCCAGTGTGAGACAG AAGTGGATGCCTGTGAGTCAGACCCTTGCCAAAATGGAGGGGATTGTGAGAGCTACGGGGGCTCCTAcctctgtgtgtgcccagagGGTTTCTTCGGCTACCACTGTGAGACAG CCAGTGACCCGTGCTTCTCCAGCCCCTGTGGGAGCAGAGGCTACTGCCTGCCCAGCAATGGCACCCACAGCTGCACCTGCAAAGTCAGCTACACAGGCAAGAACTGCGAAAAAG GGCCGCGCCCGGTGGAAGGCTTTGAGATCAGCAATGTGACAGCCAGCGCCATCACGGTGCACTGGGCTCTGCACCGCCTGCAGCACTCCACTGTCAGCAGGGTCAGGGTCTCCATCCGCCACACGGGGGACCTGGCAGCCCGCACCGTGGAGCTCAACAGCAGCGTGGCCAAGTACACCTTcct ggacctgcagccaggagagaggTATATCATCCATGTCACAACGCTGAGCGGCCTGGGAGTGGAAGACCACccctcagagagcctggccacagCCCCTTTCCATGTGTGGACAA ggccTCTCCCCCCACAGAACCTCACTGCCTCCCACGTCACCGCCACCTCCGTGTCCATGGcgtggcagcagccgcctgctgGCACCACGGAGGGCTACATCATCAATGTCACCACGGCCCAGAGCGTCAAGAGCCGCTACGTGCCCAACGGGAAGCTGGTGTCCTACACGGTGCGGGACCTGCTGCCGGGGCAGCGCTACCACCTGTCCCTGACAGCCGTGCAGAACACGGAGCAGGGCCAGCTGCACAGCGAGCCCATCCACCTCCATGTCAGCACCT tgcagagggatGGCGCTCCGGAGAGGCGGTGGAGCCAAGCCGGGCACCCGCGGGTCCTGCGGAACAGGCTGCCCCCAGCCTTCCTGCCGGAGCTCCGCCTGCTGGCAGATCACGACACGGCTGAGGAGCCCTCGCCTGCCCCCAG GTTCACAGAGCTGGTGGATGGCAGAGGGAGGATCAGTGCCAGGTTTGGCCCTGCGCTGGGAAGATCCATCACTGTGAAAACAC AGCCAGAGGCTCCAGTGAAGCTGGAGAAcacagaggtgtccagctggaACAGTCTGGCACTGCAGCTGCGTGAGGCAAAGAGCAAGA GAGAGGGGCAGAACTGCTCCCAGAATCCCTGCAGGAATGGAGGCAGCTGTACCAGAGATGGGGAGTCCTACCACTGTGCCTGCCGCCCGGGCTTCAAGGGcaggctctgccagctgg CCTGCAAGAAGGTGCCCCACTCGTGCACGCGGCTGTACTCGGAAACCAGGGCATTCCCCGTGTGGGAAGGAGGCACCTGCCACTACCT GTCCAGGAGAGTCTACAAGGTACACCAGGATATCTGCTACAAGGAGAGCTGTGAGAGCACCACTGCCAAGAGGACAAGCAGCAG AAAGCCAAGCAACAGTCACACACTGAAGAAGCCCTAG
- the SNED1 gene encoding sushi, nidogen and EGF-like domain-containing protein 1 isoform X4 encodes MQVLAGWAVLVALGWCLRAAAEVPLGDFYPFGPAQGDAATRKQDDGGSELRPLSIPFPFFGAGHTGLYVNNNGIISFLKEVSQFTPVAFPISKDRRVVAAFWADVDNRRAGEIYYRESTEQPILDRASRDIAQYFPEFPEFSAQWVFIATWYRVTFFGGNSFSPVNTFQIVLITDGKLSFTIFNYESITWTTGMHASSGGDFAGLGGIAAQAGFNAGDGKRYFNIPGSRTDDIADVEMTTNVGIPGRWVFRIDDAQVQVGGCSNTTSVCLTLRPCLNGGKCIEDCITGNPSYTCSCLAGFTGKRCHVDVDECLSQPCQNGATCLNGAGRFTCRCPPGFRGNSCETEESPCENRVCQNGGSCQVVNRTAECLCQSGYTGEDCQTEVNECESSPCLNGGHCMDLVNNYTCVCLEPFVGQRCETDSSSCEDRSCQNRQTCNYIRPGRYICTCSPGYYGNNCQYGGPRVPGACLSQPCQNAGSCLETERGYVCECQEGYTGQDCRDQLSEGCECRNGGSCLEGNVTVCQCLPGFFGLLCEFEVTTTPCNMNTQCPDGGYCMEYGGSYLCVCHTSYGTNHTMPSPCDSEPCLNGGSCKVHEDSYSCECPQGFLGMHCEKAKPRLCSTGPCRNGGTCREADGEYHCSCPYRFTGKHCEIGKPDPCASGPCQNGGTCFHYIGKYKCDCPPGYTGRHCEIVPSPCFPSPCENGATCEELGGGYACTCSLGYVGKHCQFEVDCGIPSEVKHAQASFNSTKVGSLAEYQCELGYILSQHNHPRVCRVPGVWSDPPECDEIDECQSQPCLNGGQCKDRVSAFLCLCEPGYTGHHCELDVDECQSEPCKNSGTCHDLPGSFACSCPEGFLGTQCETEVDACESDPCQNGGDCESYGGSYLCVCPEGFFGYHCETASDPCFSSPCGSRGYCLPSNGTHSCTCKVSYTGKNCEKVKRNVNNKNDISRPVMLTTRTRPRPVEGFEISNVTASAITVHWALHRLQHSTVSRVRVSIRHTGDLAARTVELNSSVAKYTFLDLQPGERYIIHVTTLSGLGVEDHPSESLATAPFHVWTRPLPPQNLTASHVTATSVSMAWQQPPAGTTEGYIINVTTAQSVKSRYVPNGKLVSYTVRDLLPGQRYHLSLTAVQNTEQGQLHSEPIHLHVSTLQRDGAPERRWSQAGHPRVLRNRLPPAFLPELRLLADHDTAEEPSPAPRFTELVDGRGRISARFGPALGRSITVKTQPEAPVKLENTEVSSWNSLALQLREAKSKREGQNCSQNPCRNGGSCTRDGESYHCACRPGFKGRLCQLACKKVPHSCTRLYSETRAFPVWEGGTCHYLSRRVYKVHQDICYKESCESTTAKRTSSRKPSNSHTLKKP; translated from the exons ATGCAGGTCCTGGCAGGCTGGGccgtgctggtggcactgggctggtGCCTGAGGGCCGCTGCGGAGGTGCCGCTCGGCGACTTCTACCCCTTCGGGCCGGCCCAGGGCGACGCCGCCACGCGGAAGCAGGACGATGGTGGCTCCGAGCTCCGGcccctctccatccccttccccttcttcGGTGCGGGGCACACCGGCCTCTAT GTAAACAACAACGGGATCATCTCGTTCCTGAAGGAGGTGTCCCAGTTCACACCAGTGGCCTTCCCCATCTCCAAGGACCGGCGTGTGGTTGCTGCTTTCTGGGCAGATGTGGACAATCGGCGGGCAGGTGAAATATATTACCGAGAGAGCACCGAGCAGCCCATCTTggacagagccagcagggacATTGCCCAGTATTTCCCCGAGTTCCCAGAGTTTTCTGCACAGTGGGTCTTCATTGCAACCTGGTACCGAGTCACCTTCTTCGGGGGCAACTCATTTTCACCA gtaAACACTTTCCAGATTGTGCTCATCACGGATGGCAAGCTTTCCTTCACCATCTTTAACTATGAGTCCATCACCTGGACCACGGGTATGCACGCCAGCAGTGGGGGGGACTTTGCTGGGCTCGGTGGCATCGCAGCACAG GCAGGTTTTAACGCCGGTGATGGAAAGCGCTACTTCAACATCCCCGGATCCCGCACCGATGACATCGCTGACGTGGAGATGACGACAAATGTGGGTATCCCCGGGCGCTGGGTGTTCAGAATCGATGATGCCCAGGTGCAAGTGGGGGGCTGCAGCAATACAA CCTCTGTGTGCCTGACACTGCGGCCCTGCCTGAATGGGGGGAAGTGTATCGAGGACTGCATCACGGGGAACCCCTCCTacacctgctcctgcctggccgGCTTTACTGGGAAGAGGTGCCATGTTG ATGTGGATGAGTGCCTCTCCCAGCCATGTCAGAACGGAGCCACCTGCCTCAACGGTGCTGGCAGGTTCACCTGCAGGTGCCCACCAGGCTTCAGAGGCAACAGCTGTGAGACTG AAGAATCACCATGTGAGAACAGGGTGTGCCAGAATGGTGGGAGTTGCCAGGTGGTGAACAGGACAGCAGAATGCTTGTGCCAGTCAGGGTACACAGGGGAGGACTGCCAAACAG AGGTGAACGAGTGTGAGTCCAGCCCGTGCCTGAACGGCGGGCACTGCATGGACCTGGTCAATAACTACACCTGTGTGTGCCTGGAGCCCTTTGTGGGACAGCGCTGCGAGACag ATTCATCTTCCTGTGAGGACCGGAGTTGCCAGAACCGGCAGACGTGCAACTACATCCGCCCTGGCCGCTACATCTGCACCTGCTCCCCGGGTTATTACGGCAACAACTGCCAGTACG GTGGGCCCCGCGTGCCCGGCgcctgcctctcccagccgtGCCAGAACGCAGGCAGCTGCCTGGAGACTGAGAGGGGCTATGTCTGTGAGTGCCAGGAGGGCTACACTGGACAGGACTGCCGAGACC AGCTCTCTGAGGGCTGTGAGTGTCGTAATGGAGGCAGTTGTCTGGAGGGGAATGTCACCGTCTGCCAGTGCCTTCCTGGGTTTTTTGGTCTGCTCTGTGAATTCG AAGTCACCACGACACCGTGCAACATGAACACGCAGTGCCCGGACGGCGGGTACTGCATGGAGTATGGCGGGAGCTACCTCTGTGTCTGCCACACCAGCTATGGCACCAACCACA CGATGCCATCCCCCTGCGACTCAGAGCCCTGCCTGAATGGGGGCTCCTGCAAGGTTCACGAGGACTCCTACAGCTGCGAGTGTCCTCAAGGCTTCCTGGGCATGCACTGCGAGAAAG CCAAGCCTCGGCTCTGCAGCACGGGGCCCTGCCGCAACGggggcacctgcagggaggCGGACGGCGAGTACCACTGCTCCTGCCCCTACCGCTTCACCGGCAAGCACTGCGAGATCG GTAAGCCGGACCCCTGCGCCTCGGGGCCCTGCCAGAACGGAGGCACGTGTTTCCACTACATCGGCAAGTACAAGTGTGACTGTCCCCCAGGCTACACCGGCCGGCACTGCGAGATTG TGCCCTCCCCTTGCTTTCCTAGCCCCTGTGAGAATGGGGCTACCTGCGAGGAGCTCGGCGGGGGCTATGCTTGCACCTGCTCCCTGGGCTATGTGGGGAAGCACTGCCAGTTTG AGGTTGACTGTGGCATCCCCAGCGAGGTGAAGCATGCCCAGGCTTCTTTCAACTCCACCAAGGTGGGCTCACTGGCTGAGTACCAGTGTGAGCTGGGCTAcatcctcagccagcacaaCCACCCCCGTGTGTGCCGTGTGCCAGGCGTCTGGAGCGACCCCCCTGAGTGCGATG AGATCGATGAGTGCCAGTCACAGCCGTGCCTGAATGGTGGCCAGTGCAAGGATCGTGTCTCTGCCTTCCTGTGCTTGTGTGAGCCAGGTTACACCGGCCACCACTGCGAGCTGG ATGTTGACGAGTGCCAGTCAGAGCCCTGCAAGAACAGCGGGACCTGCCACGACCTGCCCGGGTCCTTTGCCTGCTCCTGTCCTGAGGGCTTCCTGGGCACCCAGTGTGAGACAG AAGTGGATGCCTGTGAGTCAGACCCTTGCCAAAATGGAGGGGATTGTGAGAGCTACGGGGGCTCCTAcctctgtgtgtgcccagagGGTTTCTTCGGCTACCACTGTGAGACAG CCAGTGACCCGTGCTTCTCCAGCCCCTGTGGGAGCAGAGGCTACTGCCTGCCCAGCAATGGCACCCACAGCTGCACCTGCAAAGTCAGCTACACAGGCAAGAACTGCGAAAAAG TCAAACGCAACGTGAACAACAAGAATGATATCAGCAGGCCCGTCATGCTCACCACGCGCACTA GGCCGCGCCCGGTGGAAGGCTTTGAGATCAGCAATGTGACAGCCAGCGCCATCACGGTGCACTGGGCTCTGCACCGCCTGCAGCACTCCACTGTCAGCAGGGTCAGGGTCTCCATCCGCCACACGGGGGACCTGGCAGCCCGCACCGTGGAGCTCAACAGCAGCGTGGCCAAGTACACCTTcct ggacctgcagccaggagagaggTATATCATCCATGTCACAACGCTGAGCGGCCTGGGAGTGGAAGACCACccctcagagagcctggccacagCCCCTTTCCATGTGTGGACAA ggccTCTCCCCCCACAGAACCTCACTGCCTCCCACGTCACCGCCACCTCCGTGTCCATGGcgtggcagcagccgcctgctgGCACCACGGAGGGCTACATCATCAATGTCACCACGGCCCAGAGCGTCAAGAGCCGCTACGTGCCCAACGGGAAGCTGGTGTCCTACACGGTGCGGGACCTGCTGCCGGGGCAGCGCTACCACCTGTCCCTGACAGCCGTGCAGAACACGGAGCAGGGCCAGCTGCACAGCGAGCCCATCCACCTCCATGTCAGCACCT tgcagagggatGGCGCTCCGGAGAGGCGGTGGAGCCAAGCCGGGCACCCGCGGGTCCTGCGGAACAGGCTGCCCCCAGCCTTCCTGCCGGAGCTCCGCCTGCTGGCAGATCACGACACGGCTGAGGAGCCCTCGCCTGCCCCCAG GTTCACAGAGCTGGTGGATGGCAGAGGGAGGATCAGTGCCAGGTTTGGCCCTGCGCTGGGAAGATCCATCACTGTGAAAACAC AGCCAGAGGCTCCAGTGAAGCTGGAGAAcacagaggtgtccagctggaACAGTCTGGCACTGCAGCTGCGTGAGGCAAAGAGCAAGA GAGAGGGGCAGAACTGCTCCCAGAATCCCTGCAGGAATGGAGGCAGCTGTACCAGAGATGGGGAGTCCTACCACTGTGCCTGCCGCCCGGGCTTCAAGGGcaggctctgccagctgg CCTGCAAGAAGGTGCCCCACTCGTGCACGCGGCTGTACTCGGAAACCAGGGCATTCCCCGTGTGGGAAGGAGGCACCTGCCACTACCT GTCCAGGAGAGTCTACAAGGTACACCAGGATATCTGCTACAAGGAGAGCTGTGAGAGCACCACTGCCAAGAGGACAAGCAGCAG AAAGCCAAGCAACAGTCACACACTGAAGAAGCCCTAG